From Streptomyces sp. NBC_00683, one genomic window encodes:
- the aceE gene encoding pyruvate dehydrogenase (acetyl-transferring), homodimeric type: MTDPVAKHPSELDQLPDRDPEETAEWAASLDAVTKAAGPHRAAYLMRRSLQHAEGAGIALPKLLETDYVNTIPTSAEPAFDGDLEMESRITAWNRWNAAAMVTRGARFGVGGHIATFASAAWLYETGFNHFFRGKEGDGSGDQLYIQGHASPGIYARAFLDGRISEQQLDNFRQESGGEGLPSYPHPRRLPWLWEFPTVSMGLGPLSAIYQARFNRYLANRNIKDTSNSHVWAFLGDGEMDEPESTAALALAAREQLDNLTFVINCNLQRLDGPVRANFRVVQELEGAFRGAGWNVIKTLWGNAWDELFQLDTTGALIRRLREVPDAQFQTYATRDVAYIREHFFGTEPALAELAKLLSDAKIAECFYSSRGGHEARKVYAAYRAAVEHKGAPTVILAQTVKGYTLGKGFESKNANHQMKKLSIDEFKSMRELLGLPIPDSAFEDGLVPYGHPGADSPEVRYLQERRAALGGPAPARRVHAAALPQPEERAFKALYKGSGKQEMATTMAFVRLVKDLMRDKETGRRWVPIVPDEARTFGMESLFPSAGIYSPLGQTYDPVDRDQLMYYKEAKDGQILNEGITEAGAMADFIAAATSYATHGETMIPFYIFYSMFGWQRTGDQMWQLADQLGKGFIVGATAGRTTLTGEGLQHADGHSHLIASTNPASLNYDPAFAYEVAVIVKDGLRRMYGPEAENVFYYLTVYNEPKQQPAMPEGVEEGIVKGLYRFKEGTPTAADAPRVQLLGSGTAIHWVLKAQELLAADWGVTADVWSATSWGELRRDALEADEALLRGEQQVPYVTQVLSGAPGPVLAVSDWMRAVPDSISQWVEQDWSSLGTDGFGLSDTRDAARRHFGVDAQSIVVAALAQLARRGEVPASTIKEARERYGL; encoded by the coding sequence ATGACCGACCCCGTAGCAAAACATCCGAGCGAGCTCGACCAGCTCCCGGACCGCGACCCCGAGGAGACCGCCGAATGGGCGGCCTCCCTGGACGCCGTCACCAAGGCCGCGGGCCCGCACCGCGCCGCATACCTGATGCGTCGTTCGCTCCAGCACGCGGAGGGCGCGGGTATCGCGCTGCCCAAGCTGCTGGAGACCGATTACGTCAACACCATCCCCACCTCCGCGGAGCCCGCCTTCGACGGCGACCTGGAGATGGAATCGAGGATCACCGCCTGGAACCGCTGGAACGCGGCTGCGATGGTCACCCGCGGCGCCCGGTTCGGCGTGGGCGGCCACATAGCCACGTTCGCCTCGGCAGCCTGGCTGTACGAGACCGGCTTCAACCACTTCTTCCGCGGCAAGGAGGGGGACGGCTCCGGCGACCAGCTCTACATCCAGGGCCACGCCTCGCCCGGTATCTACGCCCGTGCCTTCCTCGACGGCCGGATCAGCGAGCAACAGCTCGACAACTTCCGCCAGGAGTCGGGCGGCGAGGGCCTGCCCTCCTACCCTCACCCGCGGCGGCTGCCCTGGCTGTGGGAGTTCCCCACCGTGTCGATGGGCCTCGGCCCGCTCTCGGCGATCTACCAGGCGCGCTTCAACCGCTATCTGGCCAACCGCAACATCAAGGACACGTCGAACTCGCACGTCTGGGCCTTCCTGGGCGACGGCGAGATGGACGAGCCCGAGTCGACCGCCGCCCTCGCCCTCGCGGCCCGTGAGCAGCTCGACAACCTGACCTTCGTCATCAACTGCAACCTGCAGCGCCTCGACGGCCCGGTCCGCGCCAACTTCCGCGTGGTCCAGGAGCTGGAGGGCGCGTTCCGCGGAGCCGGCTGGAACGTCATCAAGACGCTCTGGGGCAACGCCTGGGACGAGCTGTTCCAGCTGGACACCACGGGCGCGCTGATCCGCCGCCTCCGCGAGGTGCCGGACGCGCAGTTCCAGACGTACGCGACCCGCGACGTGGCGTACATCCGCGAGCACTTCTTCGGCACCGAGCCCGCGCTCGCCGAGCTGGCGAAGCTGCTGAGCGACGCCAAGATCGCCGAGTGCTTCTACAGCTCCCGCGGCGGCCACGAGGCCCGCAAGGTGTACGCGGCCTACCGCGCCGCGGTGGAGCACAAGGGCGCGCCGACCGTGATCCTGGCCCAGACGGTCAAGGGCTACACGCTCGGCAAGGGCTTCGAGTCCAAGAACGCCAACCACCAGATGAAGAAGCTGTCGATCGACGAGTTCAAGAGCATGCGCGAGCTGCTCGGCCTCCCGATCCCGGACAGCGCCTTCGAGGACGGGCTGGTCCCCTACGGCCACCCGGGCGCCGACTCCCCCGAGGTCCGCTACCTCCAGGAGCGCCGTGCCGCCCTCGGCGGTCCGGCCCCGGCCCGCCGGGTGCACGCGGCGGCTCTGCCGCAGCCGGAGGAGCGTGCCTTCAAGGCCCTGTACAAGGGGTCCGGCAAGCAGGAGATGGCCACCACCATGGCGTTCGTCCGCCTGGTGAAGGACCTGATGCGGGACAAGGAGACCGGCAGGCGCTGGGTGCCGATCGTCCCGGACGAGGCACGCACCTTCGGCATGGAGTCGCTGTTCCCGTCGGCCGGTATCTACTCGCCGCTGGGCCAGACGTACGACCCGGTCGACCGCGACCAGCTGATGTACTACAAGGAAGCCAAGGACGGCCAGATCCTCAACGAGGGGATCACCGAGGCCGGCGCCATGGCCGACTTCATCGCCGCCGCCACGTCGTACGCGACGCACGGCGAGACGATGATCCCGTTCTACATCTTCTACTCGATGTTCGGCTGGCAGCGGACCGGCGACCAGATGTGGCAGCTCGCCGACCAGCTCGGCAAGGGCTTCATCGTCGGCGCCACGGCGGGCCGTACGACGCTGACGGGCGAGGGCCTGCAGCACGCGGACGGCCACTCGCACCTGATCGCGTCCACGAACCCGGCGTCGCTCAACTACGACCCGGCGTTCGCGTACGAGGTCGCGGTGATCGTCAAGGACGGTCTGCGGAGGATGTACGGCCCCGAGGCCGAGAACGTCTTCTACTACCTGACGGTCTACAACGAGCCGAAGCAGCAGCCCGCGATGCCGGAAGGCGTCGAGGAGGGCATCGTCAAGGGCCTGTACCGCTTCAAGGAGGGCACGCCCACCGCGGCGGACGCGCCCCGCGTGCAGCTCCTGGGCTCCGGTACGGCGATCCACTGGGTGCTCAAGGCCCAGGAACTCCTGGCCGCCGACTGGGGTGTCACGGCCGACGTCTGGTCCGCCACCTCATGGGGCGAGCTGCGCCGTGACGCGCTGGAGGCCGACGAGGCGCTGCTCCGCGGTGAGCAGCAGGTGCCGTACGTGACCCAGGTGCTCTCCGGTGCGCCGGGCCCGGTCCTCGCGGTGAGCGACTGGATGCGCGCGGTGCCGGACTCGATCAGCCAGTGGGTCGAGCAGGACTGGTCCTCGCTGGGCACGGACGGCTTCGGCCTCTCCGACACCCGCGACGCGGCCCGCCGCCACTTCGGTGTGGACGCGCAGTCGATCGTGGTCGCGGCCCTGGCCCAGCTGGCCCGCCGCGGCGAGGTCCCGGCCTCGACGATCAAGGAGGCCCGGGAGCGGTACGGGCTGTAG
- a CDS encoding GntR family transcriptional regulator, which translates to MTPPVVHSLREQIREHIVDGIVSGRWKPGERIVERRIATELEVSQTPVREALRELETLRLIESAPNKGVRVRNLTAADLEESYPVRAGLEQIAAELAAPALGEDCSALTPHVAALYEADRLADGEAQVRHTVAFHREMVRAAGNAVLLHTWEGLGIEVFTALSIRWLGTVQKSYAEEHEALIDAFLRRDPRIAVLVKEHVLGCAPRA; encoded by the coding sequence ATGACCCCGCCCGTCGTCCACTCGCTGCGCGAGCAGATCCGCGAGCACATCGTGGACGGGATCGTCAGCGGGCGCTGGAAGCCGGGCGAGCGGATCGTGGAGCGCCGCATCGCGACCGAGCTGGAGGTCAGCCAGACGCCCGTGCGTGAGGCGCTGCGCGAACTGGAGACCCTGCGGCTGATCGAGTCGGCCCCCAACAAGGGCGTACGCGTGCGGAATCTGACCGCGGCCGATCTGGAGGAGAGCTACCCCGTACGGGCCGGGCTCGAGCAGATCGCCGCGGAGCTGGCGGCCCCGGCGCTCGGCGAGGACTGCTCGGCGCTGACCCCGCACGTGGCGGCCCTGTACGAGGCGGACCGGCTGGCCGACGGTGAGGCGCAGGTGCGGCACACGGTGGCCTTCCACCGGGAGATGGTGCGGGCGGCGGGGAACGCCGTCCTGCTGCACACCTGGGAGGGGCTGGGCATCGAGGTGTTCACGGCCCTGTCGATCCGCTGGCTGGGCACGGTGCAGAAGTCGTACGCGGAGGAGCACGAGGCCCTCATCGACGCGTTCCTGCGGCGGGACCCGCGGATCGCGGTGCTCGTGAAGGAGCACGTCCTGGGGTGCGCTCCGCGAGCGTGA
- a CDS encoding helix-turn-helix transcriptional regulator has protein sequence MRAARLIKMVLLLQSRPTMTAAELAKELEVSERTVTRDAQALSEAGVPVYADRGRAGGYRLVGGYRTRLTGLARHEAEALFLSGLPSALREMGLDDAASAARLKVSAALLPSLRDASQTAAQRFHLDAPGWYHEPATPELLPAVAEAVWDDRVVRAGYRRGPTGEVEREMSPYGLVLKAGVWYLCARVGDDFRVYRIDRFTAVAVSATRFERDEDFDLPRFWEERAAQFARSILRTEVTVRLSGAGVRRLPYAVDRAAADEALAAAGPPDADGWRTLTLPVESEDVAYGQLLSLGPELEVLAPAALRERVADAAERLRDLYG, from the coding sequence ATGCGTGCTGCCCGGCTCATCAAGATGGTTCTGCTCCTGCAGTCCCGGCCCACCATGACCGCCGCCGAGCTGGCGAAGGAACTGGAGGTCTCGGAGCGCACCGTGACCAGGGACGCCCAGGCCCTGTCCGAGGCGGGCGTGCCCGTGTACGCGGACCGGGGGCGGGCGGGCGGTTACCGGCTCGTCGGCGGTTACCGGACCCGGCTCACGGGCCTGGCCCGTCACGAGGCCGAGGCGCTCTTCCTGTCCGGGCTGCCCTCGGCCCTGCGTGAGATGGGGCTCGACGACGCCGCGTCCGCCGCCCGGCTGAAGGTCTCGGCCGCCCTGCTCCCCTCGCTCCGGGACGCCTCGCAGACCGCCGCCCAGCGCTTCCACCTCGATGCCCCCGGCTGGTACCACGAGCCGGCCACCCCCGAGCTGCTGCCCGCCGTCGCGGAGGCGGTCTGGGACGACCGCGTGGTCAGGGCGGGCTACCGCCGCGGCCCCACGGGCGAGGTGGAGCGGGAGATGTCCCCGTACGGGCTCGTCCTGAAGGCCGGGGTCTGGTACCTCTGCGCCCGGGTGGGGGACGACTTCCGGGTGTACCGGATCGACCGGTTCACCGCGGTCGCCGTGTCGGCGACCCGGTTCGAGCGGGACGAGGACTTCGATCTGCCCCGGTTCTGGGAGGAGCGCGCCGCACAGTTCGCCCGGTCGATCCTGCGTACCGAGGTGACGGTACGGCTGTCCGGGGCGGGGGTGCGCCGACTGCCGTACGCCGTGGACAGGGCCGCTGCGGACGAGGCGCTGGCCGCGGCCGGCCCGCCGGACGCCGACGGCTGGCGCACGCTTACCCTGCCGGTCGAGTCCGAGGATGTCGCATACGGCCAGCTGCTCTCCCTCGGGCCGGAGTTGGAGGTCCTGGCACCCGCCGCACTGCGCGAACGTGTTGCCGATGCCGCCGAACGCCTGCGCGACCTCTACGGCTGA
- the sucB gene encoding 2-oxoglutarate dehydrogenase, E2 component, dihydrolipoamide succinyltransferase yields the protein MSVSVTLPALGESVTEGTVTRWLKAEGEHVEADEPLLEVSTDKVDTEIPAPVSGVLASIKVAEDETVEVGAELAVIDDGSGAPAAAAPAAEPAAAPAPAAEAPAPVAEAPAAPAPAAAPAAAGGAEGTDVTLPALGESVTEGTVTRWLKEVGEEVTEDEPLLEVSTDKVDTEIPAPVSGVLLEIVVAEDETAEVGAKLAVIGAPGAAPAAAPAEAAPAPAAAPAEAAPAPAAPAAPAPAAPAPAAPAAPAPAPVAPAAPVAAPAAPAPVAAAPAPVAPAAPAGDDGAYVTPLVRKLAAENGVDLGAVKGTGVGGRIRKQDVVAAAEAARAAAAAPAPVAAAPAAKAAPKLEASPLRGQTVKMTRMRKVIGDNMMKALHSQAQLTSVLEVDITKLMKLRNLAKESFAAREGVKLSPMPFFVKAAAQALKAHPVVNARINEDEGTITYFDSENIGIAVDAEKGLMTPVIKGAGDLNIAGIAKKTAELAGKARGGGLTPDDMSGATFTVSNTGSRGALFDTVIVPPNQAAILGIGATVKRPAVIETAEGTVIGVRDMTYLSLSYDHRLVDGADAARYLTTVKAILEAGEFEVELGL from the coding sequence ATGTCGGTTTCCGTAACCCTTCCGGCGCTCGGCGAGAGCGTCACCGAGGGCACCGTCACCCGTTGGCTGAAGGCCGAGGGCGAGCACGTCGAGGCCGACGAGCCGTTGCTCGAGGTCTCGACCGACAAGGTCGACACCGAGATCCCGGCCCCCGTATCCGGCGTCCTGGCGTCCATCAAGGTCGCCGAGGACGAGACCGTCGAGGTCGGCGCCGAGCTGGCCGTCATCGACGACGGCTCGGGCGCGCCCGCGGCGGCAGCTCCGGCTGCCGAGCCCGCGGCCGCCCCGGCTCCCGCCGCCGAGGCTCCGGCGCCCGTCGCCGAGGCCCCTGCCGCTCCGGCCCCCGCGGCCGCTCCGGCTGCGGCCGGTGGCGCCGAAGGCACCGACGTCACCCTCCCCGCGCTCGGTGAGAGCGTCACCGAGGGCACGGTCACCCGCTGGCTGAAGGAGGTCGGCGAGGAGGTCACGGAGGACGAGCCCCTGCTCGAGGTCTCCACGGACAAGGTCGACACCGAGATCCCCGCCCCGGTCTCCGGCGTGCTGCTGGAGATCGTGGTCGCCGAGGACGAGACCGCCGAGGTCGGCGCGAAGCTCGCCGTCATCGGTGCTCCGGGTGCCGCCCCGGCCGCTGCTCCGGCAGAGGCAGCACCGGCTCCCGCCGCTGCTCCGGCAGAGGCAGCTCCGGCTCCGGCCGCCCCGGCTGCTCCGGCTCCGGCCGCTCCCGCGCCCGCCGCTCCGGCAGCTCCGGCTCCGGCTCCGGTGGCGCCCGCCGCCCCGGTCGCGGCTCCGGCCGCTCCGGCGCCCGTGGCTGCCGCTCCGGCACCGGTCGCTCCGGCCGCGCCTGCCGGTGACGACGGCGCGTACGTCACGCCGCTGGTCCGCAAGCTCGCCGCCGAGAACGGCGTCGACCTGGGCGCGGTCAAGGGCACCGGCGTCGGTGGCCGTATCCGCAAGCAGGACGTCGTCGCCGCCGCGGAGGCCGCCAGGGCCGCCGCTGCCGCTCCGGCTCCGGTCGCCGCTGCCCCGGCGGCGAAGGCCGCGCCGAAGCTCGAGGCGTCCCCGCTGCGCGGTCAGACGGTCAAGATGACCCGCATGCGCAAGGTCATCGGCGACAACATGATGAAGGCGCTGCACTCGCAGGCCCAGCTGACCTCGGTCCTCGAGGTCGACATCACCAAGCTGATGAAGCTGCGCAACCTGGCGAAGGAGTCCTTCGCCGCCCGTGAGGGCGTCAAGCTGTCCCCGATGCCGTTCTTCGTGAAGGCGGCGGCCCAGGCGCTGAAGGCCCACCCGGTCGTCAACGCCCGGATCAACGAGGACGAGGGCACCATCACGTACTTCGACTCGGAGAACATCGGCATCGCCGTGGACGCCGAGAAGGGTCTGATGACCCCGGTCATCAAGGGTGCGGGCGACCTGAACATCGCCGGTATCGCGAAGAAGACCGCCGAGCTGGCCGGCAAGGCCCGCGGTGGCGGCCTCACCCCGGACGACATGTCCGGTGCGACCTTCACCGTCAGCAACACCGGTTCGCGCGGTGCGCTGTTCGACACCGTCATCGTGCCGCCGAACCAGGCAGCCATCCTGGGCATCGGTGCCACCGTCAAGCGTCCGGCGGTCATCGAGACCGCCGAGGGCACCGTCATCGGTGTCCGCGACATGACGTACCTCTCGCTCTCCTACGACCACCGTCTGGTGGACGGCGCGGACGCCGCCCGTTACCTGACGACGGTCAAGGCGATCCTCGAAGCGGGCGAGTTCGAGGTCGAGCTCGGCCTCTGA
- a CDS encoding DUF4240 domain-containing protein yields the protein MDETEFWEIIDNSREGADGDPEDHADLLVERLVQLDPDSVLDFARHFEARYNRAYRWDLWGAAAVLLGGASDDAFDFFRCWLIGQGREVFEGAVHEPDSLAELLDDFDDELDGDGEDLGYAADEAYEQLTGVVAPDLGLPPQATEPAGTPVDFEDDAALAERLPALWSRFGPI from the coding sequence ATGGACGAGACGGAGTTCTGGGAGATCATCGACAACAGCCGCGAGGGCGCCGACGGCGACCCCGAGGACCATGCCGACCTGCTCGTCGAACGGCTGGTGCAGCTCGATCCCGACTCCGTGCTGGATTTCGCCAGGCACTTCGAGGCACGCTACAACCGCGCGTACCGCTGGGACCTGTGGGGCGCTGCCGCCGTGCTGCTCGGCGGGGCGAGCGACGACGCGTTCGACTTCTTCAGGTGCTGGCTGATCGGGCAGGGCCGGGAGGTCTTCGAGGGCGCGGTGCACGAACCCGACAGCCTCGCCGAGCTGCTCGACGACTTCGACGACGAGCTCGACGGCGACGGCGAGGACCTCGGCTATGCCGCCGACGAGGCGTACGAGCAGCTCACCGGTGTGGTCGCGCCGGACCTGGGCCTGCCGCCGCAGGCCACCGAGCCGGCCGGCACGCCCGTCGACTTCGAGGACGACGCGGCGCTGGCGGAACGGCTCCCCGCGCTGTGGAGCCGCTTCGGCCCGATCTGA
- the lpdA gene encoding dihydrolipoyl dehydrogenase: MANDASTVFDLVILGGGSGGYAAALRGAQLGLDVALIEKGKVGGTCLHNGCIPTKALLHAGEIADQAREAGQFGVKATFEGIDIAAVHAYKDEVISGLYKGLQGLIASRKVHYIEGEGRLSSPTSVDVNGQRIQGRHVVLATGSVPKSLPGLEIDGNRIISSDHALKLDRVPKSAIVLGGGVIGVEFASAWKSFGTEVTIVEGLKHLVPVEDENSSKLLERAFRKRGIKFNLGTFFDKAEYTQDGVRVTLADGKTFEAEVLLVAIGRGPVSQGLGYEEAGVAMDRGYVLVDEYMQTNVPTISAVGDLAPTLQLAHVGFAEGILVAERLAGLKTVPIDYDGVPKVTYCHPEVASVGISEAKAKEIYGADKVVALKYNLAGNGKSKILKTAGEIKLVQVKDGAVVGVHMVGDRMGEQVGEAQLIYNWEALPAEVAQLIHAHPTQNEAMGEAHLALAGKPLHSHD, from the coding sequence GTGGCGAACGACGCCAGCACCGTTTTCGACCTAGTGATCCTCGGCGGTGGTAGCGGCGGGTACGCCGCGGCCCTGCGCGGAGCGCAGCTGGGCCTGGACGTCGCACTGATCGAGAAGGGCAAGGTCGGCGGCACCTGCCTGCACAACGGCTGCATTCCCACCAAGGCGCTGCTGCACGCCGGAGAGATCGCCGACCAGGCCCGCGAGGCCGGTCAGTTCGGTGTCAAGGCCACCTTCGAGGGCATCGACATCGCGGCCGTCCACGCGTACAAGGACGAGGTGATCTCGGGTCTGTACAAGGGCCTGCAGGGTCTCATCGCCTCGCGCAAGGTGCACTACATCGAGGGTGAGGGCCGGCTCTCGTCGCCCACCTCGGTGGATGTCAACGGCCAGCGCATCCAGGGCCGCCACGTCGTGCTCGCGACCGGCTCCGTGCCGAAGTCGCTGCCCGGCCTGGAGATCGACGGCAATCGCATCATCTCCTCGGACCACGCGCTGAAGCTGGACCGTGTCCCGAAGTCCGCGATCGTCCTGGGCGGCGGCGTCATCGGCGTCGAGTTCGCCTCGGCGTGGAAGTCCTTCGGCACCGAGGTCACCATCGTCGAGGGCCTGAAGCACCTGGTCCCCGTCGAGGACGAGAACAGCTCGAAGCTCCTTGAGCGCGCGTTCCGCAAGCGCGGCATCAAGTTCAACCTCGGCACCTTCTTCGACAAGGCCGAGTACACGCAGGACGGGGTGCGTGTCACCCTCGCCGACGGCAAGACCTTCGAGGCGGAGGTGCTGCTGGTCGCGATCGGCCGCGGCCCGGTGTCGCAGGGTCTGGGCTACGAGGAGGCCGGCGTCGCGATGGACCGCGGCTACGTCCTCGTCGACGAGTACATGCAGACCAACGTCCCGACGATCTCGGCCGTGGGCGACCTCGCCCCGACCCTCCAGCTCGCCCACGTCGGCTTCGCCGAGGGCATCCTGGTGGCGGAGCGGCTGGCCGGTCTCAAGACCGTGCCGATCGACTACGACGGCGTGCCGAAGGTGACGTACTGCCACCCCGAGGTCGCCTCCGTCGGTATCTCCGAGGCCAAGGCCAAGGAGATCTACGGTGCGGACAAGGTCGTCGCCCTCAAGTACAACCTCGCGGGCAACGGCAAGAGCAAGATCCTGAAGACCGCGGGCGAGATCAAGCTCGTCCAGGTCAAGGACGGTGCCGTGGTCGGCGTCCACATGGTCGGTGACCGTATGGGCGAGCAGGTCGGCGAAGCCCAGCTGATCTACAACTGGGAGGCGCTGCCGGCCGAGGTCGCGCAGCTCATCCACGCCCACCCGACGCAGAACGAGGCGATGGGCGAGGCTCACCTGGCTCTGGCCGGCAAGCCTCTCCACTCCCACGACTGA
- a CDS encoding GNAT family N-acetyltransferase, translating into MSEPRFHALLPVRPAVQADESALGELDRATWSTLHAVQPRPRPPYEPFFDERHRPGEFLVAAALSDAGEEHIAGYIRLAPATPLACNAHVRQIQGLAVADWARGHGVARELLRASYAEARRQGAGRLTLRVLGHNTPARKLYASEGFAVEGVLPGEFFLNGRYADDVLMGRSLLS; encoded by the coding sequence ATGTCCGAGCCCCGATTCCACGCACTCCTGCCCGTCCGACCCGCCGTGCAGGCGGACGAGAGCGCGCTCGGAGAGCTCGACCGCGCCACCTGGTCGACGCTGCACGCCGTGCAGCCCAGGCCCCGGCCCCCGTACGAGCCGTTCTTCGACGAGCGGCACAGGCCGGGGGAGTTCCTGGTGGCCGCGGCTCTCTCCGACGCGGGCGAGGAGCACATCGCCGGATACATCCGGCTCGCCCCGGCGACGCCGCTGGCCTGCAACGCGCACGTCCGGCAGATACAGGGCCTCGCCGTGGCCGACTGGGCGCGGGGCCACGGCGTCGCGCGGGAGCTGCTGCGCGCCTCGTACGCGGAGGCGCGGCGCCAGGGAGCGGGTCGGCTCACCCTGCGCGTGCTCGGGCACAACACCCCTGCGCGCAAGCTCTACGCTTCGGAGGGCTTCGCCGTCGAAGGCGTACTGCCCGGAGAGTTCTTCCTGAACGGGCGGTACGCCGACGACGTCCTGATGGGCCGTTCGCTGCTGTCCTGA
- a CDS encoding TIGR01777 family oxidoreductase produces MQHSRIAVTGSTGLIGAALVRSLRADGHEVVRLVRRPAGTGDEVEWDPKRQYVDVAGLVGCDAVVHLAGAGVGDHRWTPAYKREIRDSRVLGTAAIAEAVASLDAAPKVLLCGSAIGYYGDTGDRAVDESAPPGEGFLPSVCVDWEEATAPAEEAGVRTVHARTGLVVAREGGAWGRLFPLFRAGLGGRLGNGRQYWSFIALHDHIAAMRHILDTESLSGPVNLTGPSPATNGQVTAAMGRVLRRPTLFTAPAPALRVALGEFAEDVLGSQRVLPGQLLDSGFSFAFPGIDAAIRAALR; encoded by the coding sequence ATGCAGCACTCCCGTATCGCCGTCACCGGATCGACCGGCCTCATCGGAGCGGCGCTCGTGCGCTCGCTGCGGGCCGACGGGCACGAGGTGGTGCGCCTGGTACGCCGCCCCGCCGGAACCGGCGACGAGGTGGAATGGGATCCGAAGCGTCAGTACGTGGACGTGGCGGGCCTTGTCGGATGCGACGCGGTCGTCCATCTCGCGGGGGCCGGGGTCGGCGACCACAGGTGGACCCCGGCGTACAAGCGGGAGATCCGGGACAGCCGGGTCCTGGGCACGGCCGCGATCGCCGAGGCCGTCGCCTCTCTCGACGCGGCGCCGAAGGTCCTGCTGTGCGGGTCCGCCATCGGCTACTACGGGGACACCGGGGACCGCGCGGTCGACGAGAGCGCGCCGCCCGGTGAGGGCTTCCTGCCGTCGGTGTGCGTGGACTGGGAGGAGGCCACGGCCCCTGCCGAGGAGGCGGGCGTACGGACGGTGCATGCCCGGACCGGTCTGGTCGTCGCCCGGGAGGGCGGGGCCTGGGGCCGTCTCTTCCCGCTGTTCAGGGCCGGGCTCGGCGGGCGGCTCGGGAACGGACGGCAGTACTGGAGCTTCATCGCCCTGCACGACCACATCGCGGCGATGCGGCACATCCTGGACACCGAGTCGCTGTCCGGCCCGGTGAATCTGACCGGGCCCTCCCCCGCCACCAACGGCCAGGTGACGGCCGCGATGGGGCGGGTGCTGCGCCGTCCGACGCTTTTCACCGCCCCGGCGCCCGCGCTGCGCGTCGCTCTCGGGGAGTTCGCCGAGGACGTGCTGGGCAGCCAGCGGGTGCTACCCGGCCAACTTCTCGACTCGGGTTTCTCGTTCGCCTTCCCCGGAATCGACGCCGCCATCCGCGCAGCACTGCGCTGA